The Methanobacterium lacus genome includes a region encoding these proteins:
- the comB gene encoding 2-phosphosulfolactate phosphatase, translating into MKVSLSLDSSYSEDVAVVVDVLRASTTITVAAQNFGKIIPVKSIDDAQYLAKKYDAILAGERRGAAIKGFDTGNSPREISNFHGDVLVITTSNGTRIMEGIKAKILIGSFVNARAVAKEALNLASSHIELVMAGVEGRFAIEDYLGAGEIISHLQEHNLDENAMGAYMASLNENMVNNAVKNSRSARRLGELGLSEDVNFCLKRNLYDHVPVYANGSITGAQ; encoded by the coding sequence ATGAAGGTTTCACTTAGTTTAGATAGTTCATATTCTGAAGATGTTGCAGTGGTAGTTGATGTGCTCAGGGCCAGCACAACAATTACTGTCGCTGCCCAAAATTTTGGGAAAATCATTCCTGTCAAGAGTATTGATGATGCCCAGTACCTGGCAAAAAAATATGATGCTATTTTAGCTGGAGAAAGGCGTGGAGCTGCCATAAAAGGTTTTGATACGGGAAATTCTCCCAGGGAAATTTCCAATTTCCATGGAGATGTGCTGGTAATTACAACCAGTAACGGAACTAGAATTATGGAAGGGATCAAAGCCAAAATATTGATAGGATCATTTGTTAATGCAAGGGCAGTTGCAAAAGAAGCTTTGAATCTAGCCAGTTCACATATAGAACTAGTTATGGCTGGTGTTGAGGGAAGATTCGCAATTGAAGATTATTTGGGAGCTGGAGAAATCATAAGCCATCTACAAGAACATAATTTGGATGAAAATGCCATGGGAGCTTATATGGCTTCTTTAAATGAAAATATGGTGAATAATGCTGTAAAAAATTCCAGATCCGCCAGAAGACTTGGTGAACTTGGATTGTCCGAAGATGTGAATTTTTGTTTGAAACGCAACTTATATGACCATGTACCAGTATATGCAAATGGAAGTATAACTGGAGCTCAATGA
- a CDS encoding TraB/GumN family protein: protein MAPENLKLIGTAHVSKESIEEVRAAIIENQPKVVAVELDLNRFQNMMAERNGQEKQDINLREIIKGDKLSIFLVSMFLSYMQRKIGDKLGVKPGSEMLAAVDTAEEIGANVALIDRDISLTLKRAIEKMSWIEKAKFLYGIITSFFSSEEIDDVESIKDGDELTEVMEYFKEMSPKAYDVLVSERDAYMSHRLLEINNESVVAVVGAGHKKGITRYMEHPEELPPIEDLLTLKKSRIPIGKIILYSIPLVFVIIFALAILHGINVQTSIINFILLTGTFSFLGCILSGSKIYSAITAFVVAPLTTIHPLLAAGWFSGIVEAKMRHISMDDAVEISKVDSFRELWGNNLFRVLLVVVGTNIGASIGLFLTIPNVVLPLFGKIFGG, encoded by the coding sequence ATGGCACCAGAAAATTTGAAACTTATTGGTACAGCCCATGTATCAAAAGAAAGTATCGAAGAAGTTAGAGCTGCTATAATTGAAAATCAACCCAAAGTAGTCGCTGTAGAACTTGATCTTAACCGTTTTCAAAATATGATGGCAGAAAGGAACGGTCAAGAAAAACAGGACATAAATCTCAGGGAGATCATAAAAGGAGACAAACTAAGCATCTTCCTTGTCAGCATGTTCCTCTCATATATGCAGAGAAAGATTGGTGACAAGTTGGGTGTAAAACCAGGATCAGAAATGCTTGCTGCAGTAGATACAGCAGAAGAAATTGGTGCAAATGTGGCACTAATTGATAGGGATATAAGCCTGACTCTGAAAAGAGCCATTGAAAAGATGAGCTGGATTGAAAAGGCCAAATTTTTATATGGGATCATTACATCCTTCTTCAGTAGCGAAGAAATTGATGATGTGGAAAGTATAAAAGACGGTGATGAACTCACAGAAGTCATGGAATACTTCAAAGAAATGTCTCCCAAAGCCTACGACGTTCTTGTTTCAGAGAGGGATGCTTACATGTCCCACAGGCTTCTTGAAATTAACAATGAAAGTGTAGTGGCCGTTGTTGGGGCAGGCCATAAAAAGGGAATCACTCGATACATGGAACATCCCGAAGAGCTGCCCCCAATAGAAGACCTTCTGACCCTTAAAAAATCCAGGATACCCATTGGAAAGATCATTCTCTACTCGATTCCACTGGTTTTTGTAATTATTTTTGCATTGGCCATCCTTCACGGCATCAACGTCCAGACAAGCATCATAAATTTCATTTTATTGACTGGAACTTTCAGCTTTTTAGGATGCATTTTATCAGGTTCAAAGATATACTCTGCAATAACCGCGTTCGTTGTTGCCCCCTTAACAACTATACATCCACTTCTCGCTGCAGGATGGTTTTCAGGGATAGTTGAAGCTAAAATGAGACATATATCCATGGACGATGCAGTTGAAATTTCAAAGGTTGACAGCTTCAGAGAACTTTGGGGAAATAATCTGTTTAGGGTACTCCTCGTTGTTGTGGGCACCAATATTGGTGCGTCTATCGGTCTTTTCCTAACAATTCCCAATGTAGTGCTCCCATTGTTTGGCAAGATATTTGGAGGGTAA
- a CDS encoding DUF4013 domain-containing protein, with protein MDIGYVISDSMKYPSTNWKNVIILGLLFMFSFLIVPLFLLYGYVFRVIKASLAGIEDLPDFEEWGEMLVDGIKLFLVHIIYMLPAMILVIYSIFAFAMALHSFSNLNPTTTLNPTLIYSLIGGSAAVGLVLAAIYSLIIYPIMTVGIGNMAFHNGDLGSAFKIGDILTIISEIGWVDLIIWYVAMIIICITIFVAGTIIAMIPLLGWLLLTLIVYPYLYLFFGRALAWLYASAFTEEYEP; from the coding sequence TTGGATATAGGGTATGTTATTTCTGATTCCATGAAGTACCCTTCAACAAATTGGAAGAACGTTATAATCTTAGGATTACTATTCATGTTTAGTTTCTTGATTGTACCGTTATTTTTGTTATATGGGTATGTATTTAGGGTAATTAAGGCTTCTTTAGCTGGTATTGAAGATCTTCCAGATTTTGAGGAATGGGGAGAGATGTTGGTTGATGGGATTAAATTGTTCTTGGTTCACATAATTTACATGTTACCTGCAATGATCCTTGTAATCTACTCTATCTTCGCATTCGCCATGGCTCTGCACTCCTTCAGTAATTTAAATCCTACCACTACACTTAACCCCACATTAATTTACAGTTTAATTGGCGGAAGTGCTGCTGTAGGGTTAGTGTTGGCAGCAATTTACAGTTTAATTATTTATCCAATAATGACCGTTGGAATTGGAAACATGGCATTTCACAATGGAGATTTGGGATCTGCATTCAAAATTGGAGATATATTAACGATTATTTCGGAAATAGGATGGGTTGACTTGATAATCTGGTATGTGGCCATGATTATAATTTGTATAACTATATTTGTAGCTGGAACTATAATTGCAATGATACCTCTACTTGGATGGTTATTACTCACCTTGATTGTTTATCCCTATCTTTATCTATTCTTTGGAAGAGCTTTGGCATGGTTGTATGCCTCAGCATTCACCGAAGAATATGAACCCTGA
- a CDS encoding MTH1187 family thiamine-binding protein produces the protein MITAEITIIPIGTPNTSLSSYVAAAVMALEKNGIKYELTGMGTLLESEDISLVFDAIKEAHEAVFAVGAERVSTNVKIDDRRDSNRTISDKVSSVNKKLSS, from the coding sequence ATGATAACGGCAGAAATAACTATAATCCCCATTGGAACACCAAATACCAGTCTAAGTAGCTATGTGGCCGCAGCTGTTATGGCCCTTGAAAAAAACGGAATAAAATATGAGTTAACAGGTATGGGCACATTGTTAGAGTCAGAAGATATTAGTTTAGTTTTCGATGCAATAAAAGAAGCACATGAAGCTGTTTTTGCTGTTGGGGCTGAAAGAGTTTCGACCAATGTGAAAATTGACGATAGGAGAGATTCTAATCGCACCATATCAGATAAAGTCAGTTCTGTGAATAAAAAATTAAGCAGTTAA
- a CDS encoding DegT/DnrJ/EryC1/StrS family aminotransferase, with amino-acid sequence MSDNMIPIAKPIIADEEIEEVVNVLKSGFIAQGPKVAEFEAKFADFVGVTQAAASSSGTTALHLALLAAGVGPEDEVITTPFTFAATGNSVLYVGAKPVFVDIDRDTYNLDPEKIEEAITEKTKVIIPVHLYGQPADMDPINKIAKDNGLTVIEDAAQAHGAVYKGKKAGSIGDMGCFSFYPTKNMTTSEGGMVTTNNAELAEMVRILRAHGESERYTHVTLGYNFRMTDIAAAIGVVQLKKLEKFNEQRIKNAKYLSEKIDGIEGIKPPYVSPDVKHVFHQYTIRVDKSKRDELKEFLNENGVGTGIHYPKPIYQQKLYMELGFTASCPEAESASLEVLSLPVHPSLETEDLDTIVSVLEAASSKFL; translated from the coding sequence ATGAGTGATAATATGATACCAATTGCCAAACCAATCATAGCAGATGAGGAAATAGAGGAAGTCGTAAATGTATTAAAATCAGGGTTTATTGCACAGGGGCCTAAAGTCGCAGAATTTGAAGCTAAATTTGCAGATTTTGTAGGGGTCACACAAGCAGCTGCTTCAAGTTCGGGAACAACTGCACTTCATTTAGCCCTTCTTGCAGCAGGAGTTGGACCAGAGGATGAAGTGATAACGACTCCATTCACATTTGCAGCAACAGGAAATTCTGTGCTCTACGTCGGAGCAAAACCAGTATTTGTGGACATAGACAGGGATACCTACAACCTAGATCCTGAAAAGATAGAAGAAGCAATCACAGAAAAAACCAAGGTAATCATACCAGTCCATCTCTATGGTCAACCTGCAGACATGGATCCAATTAACAAAATTGCAAAGGACAATGGTTTAACTGTGATAGAAGATGCTGCACAAGCCCATGGTGCAGTTTACAAGGGTAAAAAAGCAGGATCTATTGGAGATATGGGCTGTTTCAGTTTCTATCCCACGAAAAATATGACCACCAGTGAAGGCGGTATGGTAACAACCAACAACGCAGAATTGGCAGAGATGGTACGAATTTTAAGGGCCCATGGAGAAAGTGAACGTTACACACATGTAACACTCGGATATAACTTCAGAATGACAGATATTGCCGCAGCCATCGGGGTGGTGCAACTAAAAAAACTTGAAAAATTCAATGAACAGAGAATCAAGAACGCTAAATACTTATCTGAGAAAATTGATGGTATTGAAGGGATCAAACCCCCATACGTGTCTCCAGATGTGAAGCATGTATTCCACCAGTACACCATACGGGTGGATAAATCCAAAAGAGATGAATTAAAGGAATTCTTAAATGAGAATGGAGTTGGAACAGGTATTCATTATCCAAAACCAATTTACCAGCAGAAACTTTATATGGAACTTGGATTCACAGCATCGTGTCCTGAAGCAGAATCTGCTTCTCTGGAAGTTCTTTCGCTACCAGTACATCCGTCGCTGGAAACAGAAGATCTAGATACGATAGTATCTGTTCTGGAAGCTGCATCTAGCAAGTTTCTCTGA
- a CDS encoding DUF1922 domain-containing protein — MYIVFRCDCGRAVYSKQGTATKKCVCGKTLKVKERRILAMTEEAEQASDKVRELQEEKYGGAIFTTADKVPNKR; from the coding sequence ATGTACATCGTTTTCAGGTGCGACTGTGGAAGGGCAGTTTACTCTAAGCAGGGCACAGCAACTAAAAAATGTGTTTGTGGTAAAACCCTTAAGGTTAAAGAAAGGAGAATTCTTGCCATGACTGAAGAAGCTGAACAAGCATCAGATAAGGTAAGAGAACTTCAAGAAGAGAAGTATGGAGGGGCAATATTTACCACTGCAGACAAGGTTCCTAACAAACGTTAA
- a CDS encoding tRNA (guanine(10)-N(2))-dimethyltransferase encodes MESKVINEGKVSIKVPEYEKISSKAPVFYNPVMELNRDLSVAALTVFSETVDHNITVCDTFGGTGIRGIRYVKEIEGVEKAVVNDLNPVAVEFAKENVNLNGLKGVDVRNEDANIILRKCKGQFDVVDLDPFGTPSYFVDSAAHSIRSGGMICVTATDTSALCGTYTEPCIRKYSAVPLKTEYCHENGLRILAGFVARTFAKYKKFIEIKFSHSTEHYMRIYATVGKGGENTDNSLKALGYIAHCRDCMNRMVIKGLAPIISDKCPICGGDILIGGPLWCGDMYDPEFVSSMIENFKKLELNTEPAAIKLLETCLSESRAPVSFYEIHKVCKNLKIGAPPLQKIMDQLKDGGYFVSKTHFSPTSLKTDAGIIELKKIILNLKSDQK; translated from the coding sequence ATGGAAAGTAAAGTTATCAATGAAGGTAAAGTTTCAATCAAGGTCCCAGAGTATGAAAAAATTTCATCCAAGGCTCCAGTTTTTTACAATCCCGTAATGGAGCTTAACAGAGATCTTTCTGTTGCAGCGCTCACTGTTTTCAGTGAAACAGTTGATCACAACATCACAGTATGTGATACATTTGGTGGGACTGGTATAAGAGGCATAAGATATGTAAAAGAAATAGAAGGGGTTGAAAAAGCCGTAGTCAACGATCTAAACCCTGTTGCAGTTGAGTTTGCCAAGGAAAATGTGAATTTAAACGGGCTTAAAGGGGTTGATGTACGTAACGAAGATGCCAATATCATTCTCAGAAAATGCAAGGGACAATTTGATGTTGTTGATCTGGATCCCTTTGGTACTCCATCATACTTTGTTGACTCTGCAGCCCACAGCATTAGATCAGGAGGCATGATATGTGTAACTGCCACAGATACTTCTGCTCTTTGTGGTACTTACACAGAGCCGTGCATACGTAAATACAGTGCTGTTCCTCTTAAAACAGAGTATTGTCATGAAAATGGTCTTAGAATACTAGCAGGTTTTGTTGCTAGAACATTTGCCAAGTACAAAAAATTCATTGAAATCAAATTTTCCCACAGCACAGAACATTACATGAGAATCTACGCCACAGTGGGCAAAGGTGGAGAAAATACTGATAACTCATTGAAAGCTTTGGGTTACATTGCACACTGCAGAGATTGCATGAATAGAATGGTTATCAAAGGGTTAGCACCAATAATTTCTGATAAATGTCCCATATGTGGCGGGGATATCCTGATTGGAGGGCCATTATGGTGTGGAGATATGTACGACCCTGAGTTTGTGAGTTCAATGATAGAGAACTTTAAAAAATTGGAACTCAACACAGAACCTGCAGCAATCAAATTATTAGAAACTTGTTTATCAGAGTCTAGGGCACCTGTAAGTTTCTATGAAATCCATAAAGTATGCAAAAATCTGAAGATTGGTGCTCCGCCCCTCCAGAAAATTATGGATCAACTTAAAGATGGGGGTTACTTCGTTTCAAAGACTCATTTTAGTCCCACATCCCTTAAAACCGATGCAGGGATAATTGAACTCAAAAAAATTATTTTAAATTTGAAATCTGATCAAAAGTGA
- a CDS encoding CPBP family intramembrane glutamic endopeptidase — MSNIEFLNNAHLGKNKPMNYFLTIVITIFGGSIAAIIFIILLMFIYLFIPGINAQTQFDNLGANPLLLLMLVGLVYGLYAMLFYLCIRFIHKKNFHILINTGKKIKWKRILIGAALWTGIMGAFTLLSLIFQGNSLSINFDYPSLFYLIILSLLVFPLQASFEEIFFRGYLMQGISLIFKKPVVSLVLTTVIFASIHYFNGSSISNSISIVISAMILGLMLGVIVLGENGLETAIGVHIANNFFVAVILNSSDSGMGNLPSLITAQSTDPYSGIPLLLLMALITLTILFWNKKSNISRIFQG, encoded by the coding sequence ATGTCGAACATAGAATTTTTAAACAATGCTCATTTGGGAAAAAACAAACCAATGAACTACTTCCTGACCATAGTCATCACCATATTTGGAGGATCCATTGCAGCTATAATTTTCATCATTCTATTGATGTTCATATATCTATTTATTCCTGGAATTAATGCACAAACCCAATTCGACAATCTTGGGGCCAACCCCCTATTATTATTGATGTTAGTAGGTTTAGTGTACGGACTGTATGCCATGCTTTTTTATTTATGCATCAGGTTCATCCACAAAAAGAATTTTCATATTCTGATAAACACTGGAAAAAAGATTAAATGGAAAAGGATCCTAATAGGAGCTGCTCTCTGGACAGGAATTATGGGCGCCTTCACACTACTTTCATTAATTTTTCAGGGGAACAGTTTATCCATCAATTTTGATTATCCCTCATTATTTTACCTTATAATTTTAAGCTTACTTGTATTTCCATTACAGGCATCATTCGAAGAAATATTCTTCAGAGGTTACCTCATGCAGGGAATTAGTTTGATCTTCAAGAAACCTGTAGTTTCACTAGTTCTCACAACGGTCATATTTGCAAGTATACATTACTTCAATGGAAGCAGCATAAGCAACAGCATTTCAATAGTGATATCTGCCATGATACTGGGGTTAATGCTTGGTGTAATAGTTTTAGGAGAGAATGGTCTTGAAACTGCGATTGGAGTACATATTGCAAACAACTTCTTTGTTGCAGTAATTTTAAACTCTTCCGACTCTGGAATGGGAAATTTACCGTCGCTCATCACAGCACAATCAACAGATCCCTATTCTGGAATACCCTTACTTCTCCTGATGGCATTAATCACACTAACGATACTGTTTTGGAACAAAAAATCTAATATTTCCAGAATATTTCAGGGGTAA
- a CDS encoding GTPBP1 family GTP-binding protein, which produces MKNNIYDITKHGERDNIEFKEHLNVDYHLKTDRKLHLASQMKYRMEMGEGEAIYFIGVHDEGHLIGLPESEYKESLFVLENIAQEIGLKILDIEDHQAEHGTVAKVRIGKPQKNRLEHMLVGVAGHVDHGKSTLVGTLTTGSLDNGAGRTRIFLDVQKHEIERGLSADLSFAVYGFCKDEPVRIKNPLKNNEKSKLIEKCEKIVSFVDTVGHEPWLRTTIRGIVGQKLNYGLVVVSAIQGPTHITKEHLGIILAMDLPVIITMTKIDKVEPEKIKEVKQQIFGLIKLVGRIPLMVNTLKDADFVAQNMENHIVPILKVSPVTGEGIDLLDRLFLKLKVPSNGKDLKKPFMMYIDKIYSVMGVGTVVSGTIRQGKITTGDKLLIGPEGTGKFIETSSKSMEMHHYRKEVAEAGEIVGISITGLEVDDIKRGMILCGTDYPVNAVREFEADVAILVHPTTIKKGYECIAHIETIAETMIFEPIETRYMAAGDTGKVKMKFKYRPCYVREGQKLIFREGRSKGVGTITKIIR; this is translated from the coding sequence ATGAAAAATAATATCTACGATATTACAAAACACGGCGAAAGAGATAATATAGAGTTTAAAGAACATCTTAATGTAGATTATCATCTTAAAACAGACCGTAAACTTCACCTTGCATCACAAATGAAATACAGGATGGAAATGGGCGAGGGTGAAGCCATTTATTTTATTGGAGTTCATGATGAAGGCCATTTAATTGGATTGCCAGAATCAGAATACAAAGAATCTCTTTTTGTTTTAGAAAACATAGCCCAAGAAATTGGCCTAAAAATTTTAGACATCGAAGATCATCAAGCAGAACATGGTACAGTTGCAAAGGTGAGGATTGGGAAACCTCAAAAAAATAGATTGGAACACATGCTGGTTGGTGTTGCAGGTCATGTAGACCATGGAAAAAGCACACTGGTCGGAACCTTAACAACAGGATCTCTTGATAACGGAGCAGGGCGTACCAGAATATTCTTGGATGTGCAGAAACATGAGATTGAAAGGGGGCTGTCTGCAGATCTTTCGTTTGCTGTTTATGGATTTTGCAAAGATGAACCTGTTCGCATCAAAAATCCCTTAAAAAATAATGAAAAATCTAAACTAATTGAAAAGTGCGAAAAGATCGTTTCATTCGTGGATACTGTTGGCCATGAACCTTGGCTTAGAACAACCATAAGGGGTATTGTGGGCCAAAAATTAAATTACGGACTCGTGGTAGTTTCAGCAATCCAAGGCCCGACACATATAACCAAAGAACATCTCGGCATAATATTGGCCATGGACCTTCCAGTTATAATTACCATGACCAAAATTGATAAAGTAGAACCAGAAAAGATAAAAGAAGTCAAACAACAGATATTTGGCCTTATAAAACTGGTTGGAAGAATACCCCTCATGGTAAATACATTGAAAGATGCAGATTTCGTTGCACAAAACATGGAAAACCATATTGTACCCATATTAAAGGTTTCACCAGTTACTGGTGAAGGTATAGATCTACTTGACCGCCTATTTTTAAAACTAAAAGTACCATCCAATGGCAAAGACCTGAAAAAACCATTCATGATGTACATAGACAAAATTTACTCGGTTATGGGAGTGGGTACAGTTGTGAGTGGTACGATCAGACAGGGAAAAATTACTACAGGGGACAAATTATTAATCGGTCCTGAAGGAACTGGTAAATTTATTGAAACCAGCTCAAAATCCATGGAAATGCATCATTACAGAAAAGAAGTTGCAGAAGCTGGTGAAATAGTTGGAATATCCATAACAGGTTTAGAGGTGGATGATATCAAACGTGGAATGATACTCTGCGGAACAGATTATCCTGTTAATGCAGTCAGAGAGTTCGAGGCAGATGTGGCAATACTTGTTCATCCCACCACCATTAAAAAGGGTTACGAATGTATCGCCCACATCGAAACCATTGCTGAAACCATGATATTTGAACCAATTGAAACTAGATACATGGCTGCAGGTGATACAGGCAAGGTTAAAATGAAATTTAAATACAGACCCTGCTATGTAAGGGAAGGTCAAAAACTGATATTTCGAGAGGGAAGAAGTAAAGGTGTCGGTACCATCACCAAAATCATAAGATAA
- a CDS encoding DUF4013 domain-containing protein, which produces MDVGDIISDSIKYPSSSWGKVLILGIITIASILIVPFFLVLGYMFRIIKATLAGIDELPEFDEIGDMFVDGLKVFVVGFVYAIPVWILSAIVGLVTGGNSAAAVTSLGTGYALAFILGNIVFFIIAVIIGLIELMAIANMAYNDGDLGTAFRFSEILDIIATIGWGKYIITYIVIVILAAIGVMIGVFTMFIIIGIILLPLIILPYLIMFEARGIGLLFSEAMETSAEEPLIE; this is translated from the coding sequence ATGGATGTTGGAGATATAATATCTGACTCAATCAAGTATCCCTCCTCAAGTTGGGGGAAAGTACTGATCTTGGGAATTATAACCATAGCATCAATTCTGATTGTTCCTTTTTTCTTAGTATTAGGGTACATGTTCAGAATTATTAAAGCAACCTTGGCTGGAATTGATGAACTCCCAGAATTTGATGAAATTGGGGACATGTTTGTTGATGGTCTTAAGGTTTTTGTTGTAGGGTTTGTATATGCCATCCCTGTATGGATACTATCAGCAATTGTTGGTTTAGTAACAGGTGGCAATTCAGCCGCAGCAGTAACCAGTCTTGGCACAGGTTATGCTCTCGCATTTATATTAGGTAATATTGTATTCTTTATTATAGCAGTGATTATTGGATTAATTGAGCTAATGGCAATCGCCAACATGGCATACAATGATGGAGATTTAGGAACCGCATTTAGATTCAGTGAAATTCTTGACATTATCGCCACAATTGGATGGGGAAAATACATAATCACATACATAGTGATTGTGATTCTAGCAGCAATTGGAGTGATGATAGGGGTATTTACCATGTTCATCATCATAGGTATCATACTACTGCCTTTGATCATCCTACCTTACCTGATAATGTTCGAGGCTCGTGGAATCGGTTTACTATTCTCTGAAGCCATGGAAACATCTGCTGAAGAACCTTTAATAGAATAA
- a CDS encoding TRAM domain-containing protein, protein MDQSPKTAPIQEGEEYDVKIEDVGKEGDGITRVEGFVVFVPDTKVGDEVKVKITSVRRRFAFAEKI, encoded by the coding sequence ATGGATCAAAGCCCAAAAACAGCCCCCATTCAAGAGGGTGAAGAATACGACGTTAAAATTGAAGATGTTGGTAAAGAGGGAGATGGCATTACCCGAGTAGAAGGTTTTGTCGTGTTTGTACCTGATACAAAAGTTGGTGACGAAGTTAAGGTCAAAATAACATCCGTTAGAAGGCGTTTTGCATTTGCTGAAAAAATTTAA
- a CDS encoding TIGR00269 family protein: MKIDGDAFNQRIIAGAREVIDEYKLIDPNELVVVALSGGKDSVLTLHILADLMGELEFDLVAVSIDEGVAGYRSEGVEAARLNCESLGIKLVEGSFKDEFGFKLDDLHGMYQSSCIPCGVFRRQLLNKISHQLGADKLATGHNLDDEIQSFLMSLAKAEIRRFYKFGPKLDKIHPDMVPRIKPLWKTHEKDVGIWAVLNNIEVHFAECPYSATSLRSKIKGYLNQLEEKRPGTKLSMLKSFSKSFKFEKKDVQMGVCSLCGEPSSLDVCMACEMMAEINDRIK, encoded by the coding sequence ATGAAGATCGATGGAGATGCTTTCAACCAGAGGATAATTGCAGGTGCCAGGGAGGTTATAGATGAGTACAAGCTAATAGATCCCAATGAATTAGTTGTGGTTGCATTATCCGGTGGAAAAGACAGTGTTTTGACCCTTCATATCCTTGCAGATCTTATGGGCGAACTTGAATTTGATCTTGTAGCAGTTTCAATTGATGAAGGTGTAGCTGGCTACAGGTCTGAAGGTGTGGAGGCTGCAAGACTTAATTGTGAAAGTCTTGGAATTAAACTGGTTGAAGGATCATTTAAGGATGAATTTGGATTTAAACTGGATGATCTGCATGGGATGTATCAAAGTTCCTGCATTCCATGCGGTGTGTTCAGAAGACAGCTTTTAAACAAGATTTCACATCAATTAGGTGCTGATAAACTTGCTACTGGCCACAACCTTGATGATGAAATACAATCGTTTTTAATGAGCCTTGCAAAGGCTGAAATCAGAAGATTTTACAAGTTCGGCCCAAAATTGGACAAAATCCATCCAGACATGGTACCAAGGATTAAACCCCTCTGGAAAACTCATGAAAAGGATGTGGGTATATGGGCAGTTCTTAACAATATTGAAGTCCATTTTGCAGAGTGTCCCTATTCAGCAACTTCGTTGAGATCCAAAATAAAGGGATATTTAAATCAATTAGAAGAAAAAAGGCCAGGAACTAAACTATCCATGTTAAAATCATTCTCTAAATCGTTTAAATTTGAAAAAAAAGATGTTCAAATGGGTGTTTGCAGTCTGTGCGGTGAACCATCATCTTTGGATGTTTGTATGGCTTGTGAAATGATGGCAGAAATAAATGATCGTATTAAATGA
- a CDS encoding CDP-alcohol phosphatidyltransferase family protein — protein MSPNISEHKNKLPHLITSIRILLAPIFFFSVLNLSQLDSIFIFLLTIVTDGLDGYTARKLGTTTSQGAYFDVFADFIWILAAFSAFSIVGLYPAWLIILFTFMFVQFIVTSRFKVPIYDPVGKYYGSFLFLTVFISLIFISNWINTLLTATIIIFSATSLGSRFYFLIKHEAGGNNLKEP, from the coding sequence ATGTCCCCAAATATTTCAGAACACAAAAATAAACTTCCACACTTAATTACTTCGATAAGGATTCTTCTGGCACCAATATTCTTTTTCAGCGTACTGAATCTTTCCCAGCTAGACTCCATATTCATATTTCTTTTAACAATTGTGACAGATGGATTAGATGGTTACACCGCCCGAAAATTGGGCACAACCACATCTCAAGGAGCATACTTCGATGTTTTCGCAGATTTTATATGGATATTAGCGGCATTTTCAGCTTTCAGTATTGTTGGATTGTATCCTGCTTGGTTGATCATCCTTTTCACGTTCATGTTTGTTCAGTTCATAGTCACATCAAGATTCAAAGTTCCAATTTACGATCCAGTAGGTAAATATTATGGTTCTTTCCTATTTTTAACCGTATTTATCAGTTTAATATTCATATCAAATTGGATTAATACGTTATTAACCGCAACCATCATCATTTTCAGTGCAACATCCCTGGGAAGTAGGTTTTACTTTCTGATTAAACACGAAGCTGGTGGGAACAACCTTAAAGAACCGTAA